GCGCGCCGGCCTCCAGGCTGTCCGCCCGCACCATCACCCAGCCGCGCCCGGGGTTGATCTGGTCCGGCCCCCAGCTCTTGAAATCGTGGACGTCATCGCCCGCCACCCCGAACACGCGGCGGCCGTGGCTGAGCAGCGAGTCCCAGATCGCCTCGGTGCCGATACGGCCACCTCCGCCCCAATTGCAGACAGTCGGGTCCTGGCTCGCCACCTCGAACAGACGCAGGCCCTCCACCTCCAGAAGCTGCCTGTAATCGAAAGCCCAGATGTAATTGGGGTGGTTGACAATGCAGGCCCCGGCCGCGGCGTTGACCATTGCATCGTTGCGCTGGAGGACCTCGGTCACGCTCGAACCTCCGGCCGGCTTGAGGGTCTTGGCCAGGTTGATCGCGTTCATGTGTACCGGCAGGCGCTTGCCCTCGGGGGTGACAAATTTGTCCGTCACTTCCTCGCCCGGGATCACGAGAAATTTCTCGTTCGCTCCCAGCAATGCGTTCAACCCGCGGACATCGGTCACGAAATTATGGTCCGTGATCACCAGGAACTGGTAGCCGTGTTCCTTGTACCAGGCGGCCACTGCATCCGGCGAGCTGTCGCCGTCCGAGTTGACCGTGTGGGTGTGGACACTGCCCCGGTACCAGCCGGCCGTGAGCGCTGCCGGCACGAGGATAAGCAGAGCCGTCGAGATTATCAGGATTGTATGGCGCATCGAGTCGCCCTTTGCTGGCAGAATGTTCAAGCCTGGGGTGAATTTCAGGGCCAGACCGGCTGGGTCCAGGCGATCCGCCCGTTGGAATCCACGATCTTCGCCCGCACGTAGCCCTCACCGCCCTTGAACCGGTAGACCGCCATGGTGTCGGTCGAGACCGCCAGCACCCCGCGCGTGCCAATGAAGGTGGTGGTGTATTCGGTGGCGCTGTGCTCCGGCTTGTCTATCGCCACAGTCAGGCTTTTCCCGTCGCTGGTCACATCCTTGAGGCTCACGCCGGTAGAGGAATAGAAATCCCCACGGTTT
The DNA window shown above is from bacterium and carries:
- a CDS encoding CehA/McbA family metallohydrolase, translated to MRHTILIISTALLILVPAALTAGWYRGSVHTHTVNSDGDSSPDAVAAWYKEHGYQFLVITDHNFVTDVRGLNALLGANEKFLVIPGEEVTDKFVTPEGKRLPVHMNAINLAKTLKPAGGSSVTEVLQRNDAMVNAAAGACIVNHPNYIWAFDYRQLLEVEGLRLFEVASQDPTVCNWGGGGRIGTEAIWDSLLSHGRRVFGVAGDDVHDFKSWGPDQINPGRGWVMVRADSLEAGALCAALNRGEFYFSNGVWLKEIRVDHGSLRVEIERPEEEPTEYTVTFIGQGGKVLATAYESPAVYRFSGGEGYVRAKVVDSNGRVAWTQPVWP